The following coding sequences are from one Oceanidesulfovibrio indonesiensis window:
- a CDS encoding stage II sporulation protein M, with product MDATESETAPSGGAYPHDPAAESLLRNKAEWQALETLVKKAQKKGPARMNADELSRLDVLYRRTTTLLARVSTRTEDPALVAYLNDLAAAAHGVIYAPPRRRPLAGVLFFIATGFPRAVARSWVFHLVSAALLIAGGVFGYHASRADTMAAYAILPAQETRLPGTPRQELIDALRSGRDVGGEQKVFFASFLFRHNLTVGMLSFAVGILAGIPTILLILYNGMIIGAFSYVHISQGIRMEYWAWILPHGVPELTAIVLCGGAGLALGAAVVNPGNESRMARITAAGKEAANILLGVGLLLFLAAIIESFLRQSNMETWARLAFAGSAAVLMAGWFAMGFVLERREMKVRRMREKMLLSPATAAPIP from the coding sequence GTGGACGCTACCGAGAGCGAGACCGCGCCTTCAGGCGGCGCGTATCCGCACGATCCTGCCGCCGAATCACTACTCCGAAACAAGGCCGAGTGGCAAGCCCTCGAAACTTTGGTGAAAAAGGCCCAGAAAAAAGGGCCGGCGCGCATGAACGCGGATGAGCTCTCCCGGCTCGACGTGCTCTACCGACGCACCACCACCCTGCTCGCCCGGGTCTCCACCCGCACCGAGGACCCGGCCCTGGTCGCATATCTGAACGACCTCGCGGCCGCTGCCCACGGCGTCATCTACGCTCCGCCCAGACGCCGCCCCCTCGCCGGCGTTCTGTTCTTCATCGCCACGGGTTTTCCCAGAGCCGTGGCTCGCAGCTGGGTTTTCCACCTCGTTTCCGCCGCCCTGCTTATCGCCGGCGGCGTGTTCGGCTACCACGCCTCCCGAGCGGACACCATGGCCGCCTACGCCATTCTGCCGGCCCAGGAAACCCGCCTGCCAGGCACGCCGCGCCAGGAGCTCATAGACGCCCTGCGTTCCGGACGCGATGTTGGCGGCGAGCAGAAGGTCTTCTTCGCCTCGTTCCTCTTCCGCCACAACCTCACCGTCGGCATGCTGTCCTTCGCCGTGGGCATTCTGGCCGGCATCCCCACCATCCTGCTGATCCTTTACAACGGCATGATCATCGGCGCGTTCAGCTACGTGCACATCAGCCAGGGGATACGCATGGAGTACTGGGCGTGGATACTGCCACACGGCGTGCCGGAGCTCACGGCCATCGTGCTGTGCGGGGGGGCCGGCCTCGCCCTGGGCGCGGCAGTCGTCAATCCGGGCAACGAGTCGCGCATGGCCCGGATAACGGCCGCCGGGAAGGAAGCGGCTAACATCCTGCTGGGCGTCGGCCTGCTGCTGTTCCTGGCCGCGATCATCGAGAGCTTCCTGCGGCAGAGCAACATGGAGACGTGGGCCCGCCTTGCTTTTGCCGGATCGGCCGCCGTGCTCATGGCGGGTTGGTTCGCTATGGGGTTCGTTCTGGAGCGGCGGGAAATGAAAGTTCGGCGGATGCGGGAAAAGATGCTGCTCTCCCCGGCTACAGCCGCCCCGATTCCCTGA
- a CDS encoding bacteriohemerythrin: protein MPIVQWSPRLHIGIGQVDQQHEHLTGLINKLYEAHQAGEDRKALEPIVNEINDYAQYHFSEEQKLMEQYGYPSLEDHKALHDDFIVKSVEYLFDYLNGKEEELSLEMLDYLTDWWVNHISKVDQEMGEYLKTKGAS from the coding sequence ATGCCTATCGTCCAATGGAGCCCACGGCTGCACATCGGCATCGGCCAGGTGGATCAGCAGCACGAGCACCTCACCGGACTCATCAACAAGCTCTACGAGGCCCACCAGGCCGGCGAGGATCGCAAAGCCCTCGAACCCATCGTCAACGAGATCAACGACTATGCGCAGTACCACTTCTCCGAAGAGCAGAAGCTCATGGAGCAGTACGGCTACCCCAGCCTGGAGGACCACAAGGCCCTGCACGACGATTTCATCGTGAAATCCGTGGAATACCTGTTCGACTACCTGAACGGCAAGGAGGAAGAACTCTCCTTGGAGATGCTCGACTATCTGACCGACTGGTGGGTGAACCACATCAGTAAAGTCGATCAGGAAATGGGCGAATACCTGAAGACCAAAGGCGCGAGCTAA
- a CDS encoding GspE/PulE family protein translates to MQHEPTNPLLNEDALAEPKKTFREPSPAPGRKRIGEMLMEEGLLTNEQLQQALAGQKELGIKLGQYLIQKNMVDESHVVRLLARQLRVGRYDKERFPPSTELAEVVPESLAHRHLLVPLQRQGSLLWLAMMDPTDLDAIDLVMKTSGYDVEPVICTEQEYVSHFYGVYGRMLEGIADVEVEQEQSITVEDSTVTISSLQYMAEDAPVVKLVNSVLVQALDRGASDIHIQPKHKDVLLRFRVDGKLEEAPAPPKAFYLPFISRIKLLSNMDISISRVPQDGRFTYRTRDKEISVRTSTTPTIYGEKVVMRMLNQSNEVMDFTELGMSEREAKILRTATRRPYGLILATGPTGSGKTTLLYSVLDKLNKIDVNIVTLEDPVEYRVENICQIQLNRKAGMTFASGLRSVLRQDPDIIMVGEIRDLETADIAIKSALTGHKVLSTLHTNNAADTITRMVEMGIEPFLVASTLLVSVAQRLVRRLCDDCAVEEPATSKQLKILGVKPSEGLTIRKAVGCQKCGRSGYKGRIGVFEILEIDENIQDMVIKRASAHQIRAAAVRAGTLVTLKQNAAIKVLEGQTSLEEYMTIAFEL, encoded by the coding sequence ATGCAGCACGAGCCCACCAACCCCCTCCTGAACGAAGACGCCCTGGCCGAGCCGAAGAAAACCTTCCGCGAACCCTCGCCCGCTCCCGGTCGCAAGCGGATCGGCGAGATGCTCATGGAGGAGGGGCTCCTTACCAATGAACAGCTCCAGCAGGCCCTCGCTGGACAAAAAGAGCTCGGCATCAAGCTCGGCCAGTACCTCATCCAGAAGAACATGGTGGACGAGAGCCATGTGGTGCGGCTGCTCGCCAGGCAACTGCGCGTGGGCCGCTACGACAAGGAACGCTTTCCGCCGTCCACCGAGCTGGCCGAGGTCGTGCCCGAGTCCCTGGCCCACCGTCACCTGCTCGTGCCCCTGCAACGCCAGGGCTCCCTGCTCTGGCTGGCCATGATGGACCCTACGGACCTGGACGCCATCGACCTGGTGATGAAAACCTCCGGGTACGACGTGGAGCCCGTCATCTGCACCGAGCAGGAGTACGTCAGCCATTTCTACGGCGTGTATGGCCGCATGCTCGAAGGCATAGCCGACGTGGAGGTGGAGCAGGAGCAGAGCATTACGGTGGAGGATTCCACCGTGACCATCAGCTCGCTGCAATACATGGCCGAGGACGCCCCGGTGGTGAAGCTGGTGAACTCGGTGCTCGTCCAGGCGCTGGACCGCGGCGCCAGCGACATCCACATCCAACCCAAGCACAAGGATGTGCTGCTGCGCTTCCGCGTGGACGGCAAGCTGGAGGAAGCCCCGGCGCCGCCCAAGGCGTTCTACCTGCCCTTCATCAGCCGCATCAAGCTGCTTTCCAACATGGACATTTCCATCTCGCGCGTTCCGCAGGACGGCCGGTTCACCTACCGCACGCGGGACAAGGAGATCAGCGTGCGTACCTCCACCACGCCCACCATCTACGGCGAGAAGGTCGTCATGCGTATGCTCAACCAGTCCAACGAGGTCATGGACTTCACCGAACTGGGCATGAGCGAGCGCGAGGCCAAGATACTGCGGACCGCCACCCGCCGGCCCTATGGCCTGATCCTGGCCACAGGCCCCACAGGCAGCGGTAAGACCACCCTGCTTTACTCGGTGCTCGACAAGCTCAACAAGATCGACGTGAACATCGTGACCCTGGAAGACCCGGTGGAGTACCGAGTGGAAAACATCTGCCAGATCCAGCTCAACCGCAAGGCGGGCATGACCTTCGCCTCCGGCCTGCGCTCCGTGCTGCGCCAGGACCCGGACATCATCATGGTCGGCGAAATCCGCGACCTGGAAACAGCGGATATCGCCATTAAATCCGCCCTCACCGGCCACAAGGTCCTCTCCACCCTGCACACGAACAATGCCGCGGACACCATCACCCGCATGGTGGAAATGGGCATCGAGCCCTTCCTCGTGGCCTCCACCCTGCTCGTCTCGGTGGCGCAGCGGCTGGTGCGCCGGCTGTGCGACGACTGCGCCGTGGAAGAGCCGGCCACGTCCAAGCAGCTCAAGATCCTGGGGGTCAAGCCGTCCGAGGGATTGACCATCCGCAAGGCCGTGGGCTGCCAGAAATGCGGCCGCTCCGGCTACAAGGGCCGAATCGGCGTGTTCGAAATCCTGGAGATCGACGAGAACATCCAGGACATGGTCATCAAACGCGCCTCAGCGCACCAGATCCGCGCAGCCGCCGTTCGGGCCGGCACGCTGGTCACGCTCAAACAGAACGCCGCGATCAAGGTTCTCGAAGGACAGACCTCCCTCGAAGAATACATGACCATCGCCTTCGAACTGTAA
- a CDS encoding DUF58 domain-containing protein: MKLFRGVRPTMRAVAALLALAIAAGAGFLAPWLDLAVLAGIALVAVLIMLDARLARSRVESVFAALESPVVAGRGRVFPVCLVLTNEGGGLVSGAVRVEAPREFSLYRDGQAVRAGLWTGKFAIPAGEQRRMGETAIAPERGKIVLGPVWLQVGGPLGFAERRRTVEATAEVRVFPETLADREGFLDMRGLLAAPEAKTPTRWRGEGLEFESISPYVRGGEERHIDWRATARTGKLMVRRYQLELNREVFVVLDAGRLMGADAGDGTKMDRAVDAGLVLCRTAIDHGDKCGVAVYDSEVRGFLPPQVGPAGFRAIVENVYDTQCLFRESDFASVFAQFQARQRKRALVVVLSDIVDEAGSRSLREALHRLAKRHLVVFAALRTPLIESAFRKTTDSYRELSRQAVAGRLLRDRERGLHMLRRLGVHVLDVEPSQLTVDLVNRYVQLRESGRL; the protein is encoded by the coding sequence TTGAAGTTGTTTCGGGGCGTACGTCCCACCATGCGAGCCGTGGCTGCTCTGCTGGCGCTCGCCATTGCTGCCGGGGCCGGGTTCCTGGCGCCGTGGCTGGACCTCGCAGTCCTGGCGGGGATCGCGCTCGTTGCGGTGCTCATCATGCTGGACGCGCGCCTGGCACGCAGCCGCGTGGAAAGCGTCTTTGCTGCGCTGGAGTCGCCGGTCGTGGCCGGCCGCGGCCGTGTGTTCCCCGTCTGCCTCGTACTCACAAACGAAGGCGGCGGGCTGGTCTCCGGCGCAGTGCGGGTGGAAGCGCCCCGGGAATTTTCGTTGTACAGGGATGGGCAAGCCGTCCGCGCCGGGCTGTGGACCGGAAAATTCGCGATTCCCGCGGGCGAGCAGCGCCGCATGGGTGAGACGGCCATTGCGCCGGAACGCGGCAAGATCGTGCTCGGGCCGGTCTGGTTGCAGGTTGGCGGACCGCTGGGCTTTGCCGAGCGGAGGCGGACAGTCGAGGCCACGGCCGAGGTGCGGGTTTTTCCGGAGACGCTGGCCGACCGCGAGGGATTTCTGGACATGCGTGGTCTGCTCGCCGCGCCCGAAGCCAAGACGCCAACCCGCTGGCGCGGCGAGGGGCTGGAGTTCGAGTCCATATCCCCTTACGTGCGCGGGGGCGAGGAGCGGCACATCGACTGGCGCGCTACGGCACGCACCGGCAAGCTCATGGTGCGGCGGTATCAGCTGGAGCTCAACCGCGAGGTCTTCGTGGTGCTGGACGCCGGGCGGCTGATGGGCGCGGACGCCGGGGACGGCACCAAGATGGACCGCGCCGTGGACGCAGGGCTGGTGCTCTGCCGCACGGCCATCGACCACGGGGACAAGTGCGGGGTGGCGGTCTACGACAGCGAGGTGCGGGGATTCCTGCCGCCGCAGGTCGGGCCGGCTGGCTTCCGGGCCATCGTGGAGAACGTCTATGACACGCAGTGCCTGTTCCGGGAGAGCGATTTCGCTTCGGTCTTCGCGCAGTTCCAGGCCAGGCAGCGCAAGCGGGCGCTCGTGGTGGTGCTCTCGGATATCGTGGATGAGGCGGGAAGCCGTTCGCTTCGCGAGGCCCTGCATCGGCTTGCCAAGCGACATCTCGTGGTTTTCGCAGCGCTGCGCACGCCGCTCATCGAATCGGCATTCCGCAAGACCACGGATTCCTACCGCGAGCTTTCCAGACAGGCCGTGGCCGGACGACTGCTGCGGGACCGCGAGCGCGGCCTGCACATGCTGCGCCGCCTGGGCGTGCACGTGCTGGACGTGGAGCCCTCGCAGCTCACTGTGGATCTGGTGAACCGCTACGTGCAGCTCAGGGAATCGGGGCGGCTGTAG
- a CDS encoding RDD family protein: MAGPTITFETPENVQVSYEPAGLGTRFIAWFVDSTILSILVFVIFIAVIAAGILTEEVRGFLGGILGDIFEAALETEGEADPSRAGPILQMVVWGLFSIIMGFSSFLYFGLFEYMMDGRTPGKKWLRIRVVKDRGFNLDAGSIFLRNIFRIVDQITLLWIVPVISPKSQRLGDMVGGTLVVRDKPRRLSRVREELLARPQHAIRFPLDGARLAKLDDNILHAAEQFLDRYDDLGEEQQDELAVRLSGAMAGRMNVEPPERSMALVFLVDALAQVFKRRARRLA, encoded by the coding sequence ATGGCCGGACCAACCATCACATTCGAAACCCCGGAGAACGTCCAGGTCAGCTACGAGCCGGCAGGGCTGGGCACGCGTTTCATCGCCTGGTTTGTCGATTCCACCATACTCTCCATTCTTGTTTTTGTCATTTTTATCGCGGTGATCGCCGCCGGAATTCTCACCGAGGAGGTGCGCGGGTTTCTCGGCGGCATCCTGGGTGACATTTTCGAAGCGGCGCTGGAAACCGAGGGCGAGGCCGACCCGAGCCGGGCCGGTCCCATCCTCCAGATGGTCGTGTGGGGCCTCTTCTCCATCATCATGGGTTTCAGTTCGTTCCTCTACTTTGGGCTGTTCGAGTACATGATGGACGGCCGCACGCCCGGAAAGAAATGGCTGCGCATCCGGGTGGTCAAGGACCGGGGCTTCAACCTGGACGCTGGCAGCATCTTCCTGCGCAACATTTTCCGCATCGTGGACCAGATAACCCTGCTGTGGATCGTGCCGGTGATCTCGCCCAAGTCCCAACGGCTGGGGGACATGGTGGGCGGCACCCTGGTGGTGCGGGACAAGCCGCGCCGGCTGTCACGGGTGCGCGAGGAACTCCTGGCCAGGCCGCAGCACGCCATCCGTTTTCCTCTGGACGGCGCGCGGCTCGCGAAGCTCGACGACAATATCCTGCACGCTGCGGAACAGTTTCTGGACCGGTATGACGATCTGGGCGAGGAGCAACAGGATGAGCTCGCCGTGCGACTTTCCGGCGCCATGGCCGGGCGCATGAACGTGGAGCCGCCGGAACGGTCCATGGCGTTGGTCTTTCTGGTGGATGCGCTGGCGCAGGTGTTCAAACGCCGGGCCCGTCGGCTGGCGTGA
- a CDS encoding AAA family ATPase — translation MKQLRDRIQQEVGKVVFGQEEAVDYSLAALLSGGHVLLEGVPGTAKTLLVKALAATLQLSFGRIQMTPDKLPGDITGTSIFREDTREFEFKCGPVFTNFLLADEINRASAKTQAALLEAMQEYGVTHDGVTHPLPVPFLLFATQNPVDQEGTYPLPLAQQDRFMFKVIVGYPDPGAEERMLAEHHVGSPHQRLQDLGITPVAGGKHVLQAKEIIRKTFVRDELLSYVQKLAAATRQDESLLVGASPRAALMCLMGAKAVARFSDREYVTPDDVKYVFRAGLRHRVVLSPSAELEGADPDTVLGAILDQVEVPR, via the coding sequence GTGAAGCAGTTAAGAGACCGCATCCAGCAGGAAGTGGGCAAAGTGGTCTTCGGCCAGGAAGAGGCAGTCGATTATTCGCTCGCGGCGTTGCTTTCCGGCGGGCATGTCCTGCTGGAAGGAGTGCCCGGCACGGCCAAGACGCTGTTGGTCAAGGCGCTGGCCGCCACGCTGCAGCTCTCGTTCGGCCGCATCCAGATGACGCCGGACAAGCTGCCAGGCGACATCACCGGCACGTCCATTTTCCGCGAGGACACCCGGGAGTTCGAGTTCAAGTGCGGCCCGGTGTTCACGAACTTTCTGCTGGCGGACGAGATCAACCGCGCCTCGGCCAAGACCCAGGCCGCACTGCTGGAAGCGATGCAGGAGTACGGCGTGACCCACGACGGCGTGACGCACCCGCTGCCCGTGCCGTTCCTGCTCTTCGCCACGCAGAACCCTGTCGACCAGGAGGGCACGTATCCATTGCCCCTGGCGCAGCAGGACCGATTCATGTTCAAGGTCATCGTGGGATACCCGGACCCCGGAGCCGAGGAGCGGATGCTGGCCGAGCATCACGTGGGCAGCCCGCACCAGCGCCTGCAGGATCTGGGCATCACTCCCGTGGCTGGCGGAAAGCACGTGCTCCAGGCCAAGGAGATCATCCGCAAGACGTTCGTGCGCGATGAGCTGTTGAGCTACGTGCAAAAGCTGGCCGCCGCCACCCGGCAGGACGAGAGTCTGCTCGTGGGCGCATCGCCCCGCGCCGCGCTCATGTGTCTGATGGGCGCTAAGGCCGTGGCGCGGTTCTCGGACCGCGAGTACGTGACGCCCGACGACGTGAAATACGTGTTCCGCGCCGGACTGCGCCATCGCGTGGTGCTCAGCCCGTCCGCCGAATTGGAAGGCGCGGACCCCGATACGGTGCTTGGCGCGATCCTGGACCAAGTGGAGGTCCCGCGTTGA